In the Arthrobacter sp. CDRTa11 genome, CGGTACTGAAGGCCACGGCGTTGGTGGCGCCGGAAACTCCGGCCAGTCCATGCTCAAGGGGGAGGGCCTGCGGGGCGACGCCGGCTGTCACCGATCCGTCAGGGTTCCGCTGCGCTGATCCCACCAGTTTCCAGCGCTTGCCTTCAAGTGAGGCCTGCCTGACGTCCTGCACAGTCACCGAGGAGATGCCTTCCCGGCTGATGTCACTGAGTTCAAGGCTGGCACCCAGCAGTTCGTTGGCCAGGATCAGCACTTTGAGCTGGACGTCGTAACCGTCGATGTCCGCGCTGGGGTTTGCCTCCGCGTATCCCAGGTCCTGGGCCTCACGCACCGCCTCCTGGAGGCTGAGGCCGGATTCCATCCGCCCCAGGACGTAGTTGCTGGTGCCGTTCATGATCCCCTCGAAGCCGCCCAGCCGTAAGCCGCCGAACATCTGCTTCGCCAGCCGGATGACCGGTGTGCCGCTCATAACGGAACCTTCGAACTCGAAGGCGACGCCGTGCTCCGCGGCAAGGGCTGCAAGCTCCCGTCCGCGCAGGGCCACCGGGCCCTTATTGGTGGTGCAAACGCTCTTGCCTGCTTCGATGGCCCAGCGGACGTGCGAAACCGCCGGCTCGCCGTCGTCAGGGTTGGTGAAGGTTGCCTCCACCACAATGTCCGCCGGGCAGTTGCGGATGACCGCCTCGTTGTCCGTCTCGGCAGACCCGCCGAACTGTTCAAAGGTGGCCCCGGGTCCGAGGGCGAGGACGGCGGCCAGATCGATCCCGCCGGCGTCCACCAGCGAACCGAGGCGCAGGTCCGTGATGGCCGTGACGCGCAGGCCGAATCCCAGGTCTGCCTGCAGCTGTGATCCGCGGGACTGGATCAGTTCAGCCAGGGTGCGGTTCACGCCGCCGAAACCGATGAGCGCGAGGTTGTAGGTGGTCATGGATCCCTCTTTCAGGAGTGCTGCTGTGGTGGGACTTCAATCGTGTCCCGGCAGCCTGTCCGTTCAGCCATGTGATTCCGCCCTAACTGCTGCGCAAAGTGACCATGTGACGGGCGAATTGACCATAAGGCGTGCAATATAAGCATTTTTAGATGTTCTTGATGACTACTGACCCTCATTTGTGTTACTTTCATCACCTCTTGCGACGCCGGCGGCCAGCTCCTTGCAGCCTCGTCACCGCACCAAACGCAAGGGCCACGTGCAGCAGATTGCTGCATCCTCACCATCCCGGGAGACCTCATGTCACTCTCTTCACCTACCGAACTGGGAACAAGCGCCCCGGCCGCGGAACCGGCCACCGGCCTCCGCCGGTCCATGGGCTCACGCCACCTGGTCATGATCGCCATGGGGGGCGTCATTGGCTCGGGCCTGTTCCTCAGCTCCGGATACACCATCTCGCAGGCTGGCCCGCTGGGCGCCGTCCTGGCTTACCTTGTGGGCGCCTTTGTGGTCTACCTGGTGATGGCCTGCCTCGGCGAGCTTGCCATCGCCTACCCGGTGTCCGGCGCCTTCCACATCTATGCAGCCCGATCCATCGGCCCGGCCACGGGCTTCACCACGGCCTGGCTATACTGGCTGTGCTGGGCCGTGGCCATCGGATCAGAATTCACGGCCTCGGGGCTGCTGATGCAGCGCTGGTTCCCGGGCGTGGATGTCTGGGTGTGGTGCGTCGTTTTCGCGCTGATACTCTTCTCGCTCAACGCCATCTCGTCGCGGGTTTTCGGCGAATCCGAATTCTGGTTTTCCATCATCAAGGTGGGGGCCATTCTTGTCCTGATTGTGTTGGGCGGCGCTGCCCTGTTTGGCTTCCATCCCCTGGCCGGCGGTGACCATCCAGTACTGTTCAGCAACTTCGCCACGTCCGCCGGCCTCTTCCCCAACGGCTTCACCGGCGTCCTGGTCACCGCCCTCGCCGTGTTTTACGCGTTCTCCGGGTCTGAACTGATCGGTGTAGCCGCCGGCGAGACGGCCGATCCGGAAAAGAACATCCCCAAGGCCATGCGGACCACCGTCATCCGGCTGCTGATCTTCTTTGTCGGCGCCATCGCCGTTATCGCCGCCACCATTCCCTACGACCAGGTGGGCCTGGATGAAAGCCCGTTTGTCACTGTCTTTTCCGCCATTGGCATCCCGTTCGCCGCAGACATCATGAACTTTGTGATCATCACGGCACTGCTGTCCGCGGGCAACAGTGGACTGTTCTCCTGCGCCAGGATGCTCTTCTCCCTCGCCGAAGAGGGACATGCGCCCAAGGCGTTCCGGAAACTCACCAAGCGGGGCATTCCCATGCTGGCGCTCAGCGTCAGCATGGTGGGCGGGCTTGCCTCGCTGATCTGCAGCGTTGTGGCACCCGAAACCGTGTACCTGGCGCTGGTGTCAGTGGCCGGGTTCGCCGTGGTGGGAGTCTGGATGTCAATTACGGCATCCCATTTCTTCCACCGGCGCGCATTCGTCAGGGCCGGCGGCGATGTTGCCGCCCTGGCCTACAAGGCGCCGTTCTTCCCGCTGGTGCCCATCCTTGCCTTCACCCTGTGCCTCGTCTCGCTGGTGGGCATCGCGTTTGATCCCAACCAGGTGGCGGCGCTTTACTTCGGGGTTCCCTTTGTGGCCGGATGCTACCTGTTCTTCCACTTCAAGTACGGGCGTTCACGGACGGCCCTGCGCTAAGCCGCCTTCGTGCCTGCTACTGCCGGGCTATGTCATCCGCTTCCTGCGGCCCGTGGAACTCACAAGGACCATGGTGCCGCAGGGGGAGGAGGCAGGTCCTCCCGGTGGCCAGGTGGACGTTGGCACACCGCCCTGCCCGTGCCACGTCTTCACGGACATTCGTGTTGCTCAGATCTGACCGGAGCACCCCTGGGCCTGTATTTGCCCGGCGCGAGGGTTC is a window encoding:
- a CDS encoding homoserine dehydrogenase; amino-acid sequence: MTTYNLALIGFGGVNRTLAELIQSRGSQLQADLGFGLRVTAITDLRLGSLVDAGGIDLAAVLALGPGATFEQFGGSAETDNEAVIRNCPADIVVEATFTNPDDGEPAVSHVRWAIEAGKSVCTTNKGPVALRGRELAALAAEHGVAFEFEGSVMSGTPVIRLAKQMFGGLRLGGFEGIMNGTSNYVLGRMESGLSLQEAVREAQDLGYAEANPSADIDGYDVQLKVLILANELLGASLELSDISREGISSVTVQDVRQASLEGKRWKLVGSAQRNPDGSVTAGVAPQALPLEHGLAGVSGATNAVAFSTDLLGQVTVSGPGAGRIETAYALLSDIIAIHARNSSSAQAGAPAVAPAPIEAARA
- a CDS encoding amino acid permease → MSLSSPTELGTSAPAAEPATGLRRSMGSRHLVMIAMGGVIGSGLFLSSGYTISQAGPLGAVLAYLVGAFVVYLVMACLGELAIAYPVSGAFHIYAARSIGPATGFTTAWLYWLCWAVAIGSEFTASGLLMQRWFPGVDVWVWCVVFALILFSLNAISSRVFGESEFWFSIIKVGAILVLIVLGGAALFGFHPLAGGDHPVLFSNFATSAGLFPNGFTGVLVTALAVFYAFSGSELIGVAAGETADPEKNIPKAMRTTVIRLLIFFVGAIAVIAATIPYDQVGLDESPFVTVFSAIGIPFAADIMNFVIITALLSAGNSGLFSCARMLFSLAEEGHAPKAFRKLTKRGIPMLALSVSMVGGLASLICSVVAPETVYLALVSVAGFAVVGVWMSITASHFFHRRAFVRAGGDVAALAYKAPFFPLVPILAFTLCLVSLVGIAFDPNQVAALYFGVPFVAGCYLFFHFKYGRSRTALR